The segment tcctttgtctaccaagctgtCATATCGGTTTCGTACGCTAGCGACTTTTTCgttgtatcatgtagtaaccaatgtatgacctattgtgtgtgtgtatttaatgcTGTGATTGATTAAGTTagtaagtaaataaataattaagccaatttgtatatcgctgattcatgaTTCTATGCTAGGGTTCctgcagatatccaagggtttgcgacgttcagtaatgagactgatgaggtaaaATTAATCAATAAGTGGCTGCTTTGATGAGATATGAAAATACAAGGAAattgacactatataaacaacATGTtgccgtggtgccccgacttcctagttaattaaagttacatgattagtttaatcacgtaactaaattacacatagagaattgatttgataatataCAGTCTTCAAATTGAATGATAGTCAACGACACGACAGGAATGTGTATCCTACTTACTGGTTCCCAAATGACTTTGTCTTGCCAATGTTGTCCTAAATGTACTTTGTAAGGGTGTAGTGTTTGTTTGATTAATTTGTTTAAGGGTTCCATTCAATTAAgtattatttattattgttgtAGGCTACACAACAGTATGGTGAAAGATGAGGCCCCCAAGGATTCCTGTGGACTGGGATGGATAATTTTACCTTATAGCCTATTAGCCATGGTTTCTCTTGTTAGAATAGGTTTAAATGAAAcattcatttatttgctcagATTAGTCTCATTGCGATTCAAATCTCTTTGGATAAAGAGGCGAGAGCCTGTATTCTCTCACAGCAGGAGTGGTAATCTCAGATAACTTTagccttttcaaatcaaatcacattttattagtcacatgctccaAATAGAACAAGTccatttcaccttacagtgaaatgcttacttacgagcccctaatcaACAACAcagtttcaaaaaatatggataagaataagagataaaagtaacaagtaattaaagagcagcagtacaaatataacaatatatacaggggggtgccggtacagagtcaatgtgcgggggcaccggttagttgaggtagtatgtacatgtaggtagagttaattaaagtgactataaatagatgacaacagagagtggtggtggtgtggagagagggggggggggggggcaatgcaaatagtctgggtagccatttgattagatgttcaggagtcttatggcttgggaggtagaagctgtttagaagcctcttgggcctagacttggcgctccggtaccgtgtggtagcagagagaacagtctatgactagggtggctggagtctatgaccatttttagggccttcccctgacaccgcctggcatagaggtcctggatggcaggaagcttagccccagtgatgtactgggccgttcgcactaccctctgtagtgccttgcagtcagaggccgagcagttgccataccaggcagtgatgcaaccagtcaggatgctctcgatggtgcagctgtagaaccttttgaggatctgaggacccataccaaatcttttcagtctcctgagggggattaggttttgtcgtgctcgtgtaacggatgtgaaatggctagctagttagcgggtacgcgctactagcatttcaatcagttacgtcacttgctctgaaacctacaagtagtgttgccccttgctctgcaagggccgcggcttttgtggagcgatgggtaacgacgcttgttgttgatgtgtgcagagggtccctggtccgcgcccgtgtcggggcgaggggacggtttaaagttatactgttacactcgctttacgactgtcatggtgtgcttggaccatgttagtttgttggtgatgtggacaccgaggaacttgaagctctcaacctgctccactgcagcaccGTCAATGCGAATagtggcgtgctcggtcctctttttcctgtagtccacaatcatctcctttgtcttgagagatcataatgaataacatCATAGGGacaggagggacctgatcctagatcaacactcttACTCTGATGCTTCATGAATAGTTTACAGGCCCTGGTCCAAGATCACAGGAACTGCCAGCAGGTGTATGTGAAACAGGTGTCACTGTTGTATCCTAATAGTGTGTTTCTATTTTTAATCCTCCACATCCTACgaaaaaatgtaggctacatgtacGCGCCCTCTTTGGTGGTCAGTGCTCTGCTCCCCCGCGACCAAAACGCGCGTGACCACAGATCATTGTTACTTCTACGGGTGACTATAAAGTCCAAACATGTTCCTGTTTGCCATCAAACGGCGATTTTACTAACGGGTTGTTTTCGTTCTTGCCGCAGAGCGCGCATCAGGTGGTTATTCTCAGGTGGTCTTGACCCACCGTCGCTATTTTATTTTAGAGCTTATCCAAAAATGACGGATGCAGAAATAACGTTTTTACCGGTGGGGCAGGATAATGAGCGATTCGGAAGTAACCTGCTCGACAATAAAAAGCTGACCCGCCTATACTGCATGAATGGCGGACATCATCTGCAGATTCTCCCGGATGGGACCGTGGAAGGCAAGAGGGACGAGAATGACATTCAcagtaaaaacagaaatactacaATATTTCATTGGATTTTGTTTATCAAATGAACAAAAATACTACTGTATGTAATTAATACAAACATCTGTTATTAATTCGGCTATTATTTAGTTTATTGAACTGTTCATCCAATCAAGAAGTTTGTATTTATCTGCATAATTAACTTTATATTCAACTGTAATACATTTATGTTGATGCATGCTCTAATTGTTTGCAAAAGTTCACAATCGACCTAAAATAATGGACATTTCCAGGCTGTTAAACTTCAGTAAAGATAATCGTCAGTCGTCTCCCACACTGTAATCATTTCCCATAATAATTGTATGGTTCAATATCAAGGACAGTGTCATAATCGGAATGTGTGGGATATATTTAGACTGTAACAACACAGCTGTTTATGCGCTGTCTGAAAATATCCTGACAGAGATCTTCACTTCAGAAATACTCATGCAGATTTGCAGACAATGTTATTAgtaatctgttacagttattAAACGCTTCCAGTTGGATAGCATCTAGCATTCATACTGAGGCTATTGAGATGACCGTTTTCTCAAAGCAAAGTCTCTGAATGTTGCATAATGACATGATAACCAAACCGCGACAACAACAAAGGTAGCTAACCCCAGTGTTTGAAATAGTAACCAAATTCCAGCATGCTTGGCTATGTCACTTTATTTCAGTGTGTCCTTCTAGTTTGTGTCTATTTGTTATCTTGTGGAATTTTATTTTTAAGCATGGTTGGAATGCTTGTCTTGaacttattttgttagtttgtcctCCTGTGTGTGGGGGCTCTGTCTTTGTCAATCTGACGTTGCCTTGTACCCTTTCCTTGCCTTAGCGGTCCTGAGGGTGAAATCTGTGGACCACGGTGTGGTTGTCATCCAGGGGACAGAGGCAGGACGCTACTTGGCCATGAGCAATGAAGGAAAGCTATACAGTTCAGTGAGTATTAAAGTGCTTGTATGACTCCATTGTCATGGTGACCTCTTCACCCTCCCTAACTAACCTGGCCATAAAAGTCACAGAAACGGTGCTGTTTTTTAACATTGGTGTCAACACATTAATTTAGGATAGTGATAGGAGACATTTACAATTATTATCGTTCAAATAGTTATTTTACATCATTCAAACTGTTTAGGACTATATCCTTTAGACTATAGACctttaaaatgtaacctttatttaactaggcaaatcagttaagaacaaattcttatttacaatgacggcctacctagggccaaacccagatgatgctgggccaattgtgcgccgccctatgggactcccaatcacagccagatgtgatatagcctggattcaaaccagggactgtggtgacacctcttacactgagatgcagtgccttagaccactgcaccactctggAGCCCACCCCCAGAACCTTACCAATCTGTTTTGGATTAACTATAGCCTTTGACCACCCACGGGTAATCTAATCAACGATCAGCATATGTTTGTGATGACTAAGTATTCTGCCTATCTGGCTTTCTGTCTCTCCCATATAGTCCATAGTAactgatcagtgttatttcctggaGAAGATTGAGGTGAACCACTACAACACCTACCAGGCCCAGAAGTACCAAGACAGGAGTTGGTACGTGGGTCTGAAGAAGAACGGGAAACCCAAACTAGGCTCCAGAACCCACATAGGGCAGAAGGCCATCTTCTTCTTGCCACGGCGGTTGGAGGGCACAGGGGAGTGAAGGGTGTAAGGCCAGGGGTGCATCTGAAATggccaaatgtagtgcactatattgggaatagggtgccattttagacaCATCCATTCCAAGGTGCTCAGTGGGAAATTGCAGGCAAACAGACAGGCTAATCAAACAGTATTTTAAATGTAAACTAGTACTGAAGCTTGAGTTGCAGGTTATAACAGCAGTTATGCTTTCACCGACCTGTTATAGATGCTGTCATCTGTATAAACTATTATAGCTATATGATGGAAATCTGACTGG is part of the Salvelinus fontinalis isolate EN_2023a chromosome 6, ASM2944872v1, whole genome shotgun sequence genome and harbors:
- the LOC129858452 gene encoding putative fibroblast growth factor 1 isoform X2; protein product: MYAPSLVVSALLPRDQNARDHRSLLLLRVTIKSKHVPVCHQTAILLTGCFRSCRRARIRWLFSGGLDPPSLFYFRAYPKMTDAEITFLPVGQDNERFGSNLLDNKKLTRLYCMNGGHHLQILPDGTVEAVLRVKSVDHGVVVIQGTEAGRYLAMSNEGKLYSSSIVTDQCYFLEKIEVNHYNTYQAQKYQDRSWYVGLKKNGKPKLGSRTHIGQKAIFFLPRRLEGTGE
- the LOC129858452 gene encoding putative fibroblast growth factor 1 isoform X1, which gives rise to MTDAEITFLPVGQDNERFGSNLLDNKKLTRLYCMNGGHHLQILPDGTVEGKRDENDIHTVLRVKSVDHGVVVIQGTEAGRYLAMSNEGKLYSSSIVTDQCYFLEKIEVNHYNTYQAQKYQDRSWYVGLKKNGKPKLGSRTHIGQKAIFFLPRRLEGTGE